A genomic region of Mus musculus strain C57BL/6J chromosome 7, GRCm38.p6 C57BL/6J contains the following coding sequences:
- the Pira2 gene encoding paired-Ig-like receptor A2 isoform X2 has translation MSCTFTALLCLGLTLSLWIPVLTGSLPKPILRVQPDSVVSRRTKVTFLCEETIGANEYRLYKDGKLYKTVTKNKQKPANKAEFSFSNVDLSNAGQYECSYSTQYKSSGYSDPLKLVVTEDYWTPSLSAQASPVVTSGGYVTLQCESWPSYDRFILTVAGPQKFSWTQDSQYNYSTRKNHALFSVGPVTPNQRWIFRCYSYDRNRPYVFSAPSESVELLVSGNLQKPTIKAEPGSVITSKRAMTIWCQGNLDAEVYFLHNEKSQKTQSTQTLQEPGNKGRFFIPSVTQQHAGQYRCYCYSSAGWSQPSDTLELVVTGIYEYYEPRLSVLPSPVVTAGGNMTLHCASDFHYDKFILTKEDKKFTSSLDTEHISSSRQYRALFIIGPTTPTHTGTFRCYGYYKNAPQLWSVPSALQQILISGLSKKPSLLTHQGHTLDPGMTLTLQCFSDINYDRYALHKVGRADIMQHSSQQTDTGFSVANFTLGYVSSSTGGQYRCYGAHNLSSEWSASSEPLDILITVQPNHTVHSGETVSLLCWSMDSVDTFILSKEGSAQQPLRLKSKSHDQQSQAEFSMSAVTSHLSGTYRCYGAQDSSFYLLSSASAPVELTVSETIESSTWSPKRPIPPIPTENKDHTMENLIRMGMAVLVLIVLSILATEAWRSHRQTHPAAGN, from the exons ATGTCCTGCACCTTCACAGCCCTGCTCTGTCTTG GACTGACTCTGAGCCTCTGGATCCCAGTGCTGACAG GGTCCCTCCCTAAGCCTATCCTCAGAGTACAGCCAGACTCTGTGGTCTCCAGGAGGACTAAGGTGACCTTCTTGTGTGAGGAGACAATTGGAGCCAATGAGTACCGCCTCTATAAAGATGGAAAGCTATATAAAACcgtaacaaagaacaaacagaagccaGCAAACAAGGCTGAATTCTCATTCTCAAATGTAGACCTGAGTAATGCAGGTCAATATGAATGTTCCTACAGCACCCAGTATAAATCATCAGGCTACAGTGACCCCCTGAAGCTGGTGGTGACAG aAGACTACTGGACACCCAGCCTTTCAGCCCAGGCCAGCCCAGTGGTAACTTCAGGAGGGTATGTCACCCTCCAGTGTGAGTCCTGGCCGAGCTATGACAGGTTCATTTTGACTGTAGCAGGACCACAGAAGTTCTCATGGACACAAGACTCACAGTATAACTACTCTACACGGAAGAACCACGCCCTGTTCTCTGTGGGCCCTGTGACCCCCAACCAGAGATGGATATTCAGATGTTACAGTTATGACAGGAATAGACCATATGTGTTCTCAGCTCCAAGTGAATCCGTGGAGCTCCTGGTCTCAG GTAATCTCCAAAAACCAACCATCAAGGCTGAACCAGGATCTGTGATCACCTCCAAAAGAGCAATGACCATCTGGTGTCAGGGGAACCTGGATGCAGAAGTATATTTTCTGCATAATGAGAAAAGCCAAAAaacacagagcacacagaccCTACAGGAGCCTGGGAACAAGGGCAGGTTCTTCATCCCTTCTGTGACACAACAACATGCAGGGCAATATCGCTGTTATTGTTACAGCTCAGCTGGTTGGTCACAGCCCAGTGACACCCTGGAGCTGGTGGTGACAG GAATCTATGAATACTATGAACCCAGGCTGTCAGTACTGCCCAGCCCTGTGGTGACAGCAGGAGGGAACATGACACTCCACTGTGCCTCAGACTTTCACTACGATAAATTCATTCTCACCAAGGAAGATAAGAAATTCACCAGCTCACTGGACACAGAGCATATATCTTCTAGTAGACAGTACCGAGCCCTGTTTATTATAGGACCCACAACCCCAACCCACACAGGGACATTCAGATGTTATGGTTACTACAAGAATGCCCCACAGCTGTGGTCAGTACCTAGTGCTCTTCAACAAATACTCATCTCAG GGCTGTCCAAGAAGCCCTCTCTGCTGACTCACCAAGGCCATACCCTGGACCCTGGAATGACCCTCACCCTGCAGTGTTTCTCTGACATCAACTATGACAGATATGCTCTGCACAAGGTGGGGAGAGCTGACATCATGCAGCACTCTAGCCAGCAGACTGACACTGGCTTCTCTGTGGCCAACTTCACACTGGGCTATGTGAGTAGCTCCACTGGAGGCCAATACAGATGCTATGGtgcacacaacctctcctctgagTGGTCAGCCTCCAGTGAGCCCCTGGACATCCTGATCACAG TGCAGCCTAACCACACAGTGCACTCAGGAGAGACCGTGAGCCTGCTGTGTTGGTCAATGGACTCTGTGGATACTTTCATTCTGTCCAAGGAGGGATCAGCCCAGCAACCCCTGCGACTAAAATCAAAGTCCCATGATCAGCAGTCCCAGGCAGAATTCTCCATGAGTGCTGTGACCTCCCATCTCTCAGGCACCTACAGGTGCTATGGAGCTCAAGACTCATCTTTCTACCTCTTGTCATCTGCCAGTGCCCCTGTGGAGCTCACAGTCTCAG AAACCATTGAATCCTCCACCTGGTCTCCCAAAAGGCCCATCCCACCAATTC CCACAGAGAACAAGGATCACACAATGGAGAATCTCATCAGGATGGGGATGGCAGTCCTGGTCCTCATCGTCCTTTCGATTCTAGCCACTGAGGCTTGGCGAAGCCATAGACAGACCCACCCTGCAGCTGGGAACTaa
- the Pira2 gene encoding paired-Ig-like receptor A2 isoform X3: MSCTFTALLCLGLTLSLWIPVLTEDYWTPSLSAQASPVVTSGGYVTLQCESWPSYDRFILTVAGPQKFSWTQDSQYNYSTRKNHALFSVGPVTPNQRWIFRCYSYDRNRPYVFSAPSESVELLVSGNLQKPTIKAEPGSVITSKRAMTIWCQGNLDAEVYFLHNEKSQKTQSTQTLQEPGNKGRFFIPSVTQQHAGQYRCYCYSSAGWSQPSDTLELVVTGIYEYYEPRLSVLPSPVVTAGGNMTLHCASDFHYDKFILTKEDKKFTSSLDTEHISSSRQYRALFIIGPTTPTHTGTFRCYGYYKNAPQLWSVPSALQQILISGLSKKPSLLTHQGHTLDPGMTLTLQCFSDINYDRYALHKVGRADIMQHSSQQTDTGFSVANFTLGYVSSSTGGQYRCYGAHNLSSEWSASSEPLDILITGQLPLTPSLSVQPNHTVHSGETVSLLCWSMDSVDTFILSKEGSAQQPLRLKSKSHDQQSQAEFSMSAVTSHLSGTYRCYGAQDSSFYLLSSASAPVELTVSETIESSTWSPKRPIPPIPTENKDHTMENLIRMGMAVLVLIVLSILATEAWRSHRQTHPAAGN, encoded by the exons ATGTCCTGCACCTTCACAGCCCTGCTCTGTCTTG GACTGACTCTGAGCCTCTGGATCCCAGTGCTGACAG aAGACTACTGGACACCCAGCCTTTCAGCCCAGGCCAGCCCAGTGGTAACTTCAGGAGGGTATGTCACCCTCCAGTGTGAGTCCTGGCCGAGCTATGACAGGTTCATTTTGACTGTAGCAGGACCACAGAAGTTCTCATGGACACAAGACTCACAGTATAACTACTCTACACGGAAGAACCACGCCCTGTTCTCTGTGGGCCCTGTGACCCCCAACCAGAGATGGATATTCAGATGTTACAGTTATGACAGGAATAGACCATATGTGTTCTCAGCTCCAAGTGAATCCGTGGAGCTCCTGGTCTCAG GTAATCTCCAAAAACCAACCATCAAGGCTGAACCAGGATCTGTGATCACCTCCAAAAGAGCAATGACCATCTGGTGTCAGGGGAACCTGGATGCAGAAGTATATTTTCTGCATAATGAGAAAAGCCAAAAaacacagagcacacagaccCTACAGGAGCCTGGGAACAAGGGCAGGTTCTTCATCCCTTCTGTGACACAACAACATGCAGGGCAATATCGCTGTTATTGTTACAGCTCAGCTGGTTGGTCACAGCCCAGTGACACCCTGGAGCTGGTGGTGACAG GAATCTATGAATACTATGAACCCAGGCTGTCAGTACTGCCCAGCCCTGTGGTGACAGCAGGAGGGAACATGACACTCCACTGTGCCTCAGACTTTCACTACGATAAATTCATTCTCACCAAGGAAGATAAGAAATTCACCAGCTCACTGGACACAGAGCATATATCTTCTAGTAGACAGTACCGAGCCCTGTTTATTATAGGACCCACAACCCCAACCCACACAGGGACATTCAGATGTTATGGTTACTACAAGAATGCCCCACAGCTGTGGTCAGTACCTAGTGCTCTTCAACAAATACTCATCTCAG GGCTGTCCAAGAAGCCCTCTCTGCTGACTCACCAAGGCCATACCCTGGACCCTGGAATGACCCTCACCCTGCAGTGTTTCTCTGACATCAACTATGACAGATATGCTCTGCACAAGGTGGGGAGAGCTGACATCATGCAGCACTCTAGCCAGCAGACTGACACTGGCTTCTCTGTGGCCAACTTCACACTGGGCTATGTGAGTAGCTCCACTGGAGGCCAATACAGATGCTATGGtgcacacaacctctcctctgagTGGTCAGCCTCCAGTGAGCCCCTGGACATCCTGATCACAG GACAGCTCCCTCTCACTCCTTCCCTCTCAGTGCAGCCTAACCACACAGTGCACTCAGGAGAGACCGTGAGCCTGCTGTGTTGGTCAATGGACTCTGTGGATACTTTCATTCTGTCCAAGGAGGGATCAGCCCAGCAACCCCTGCGACTAAAATCAAAGTCCCATGATCAGCAGTCCCAGGCAGAATTCTCCATGAGTGCTGTGACCTCCCATCTCTCAGGCACCTACAGGTGCTATGGAGCTCAAGACTCATCTTTCTACCTCTTGTCATCTGCCAGTGCCCCTGTGGAGCTCACAGTCTCAG AAACCATTGAATCCTCCACCTGGTCTCCCAAAAGGCCCATCCCACCAATTC CCACAGAGAACAAGGATCACACAATGGAGAATCTCATCAGGATGGGGATGGCAGTCCTGGTCCTCATCGTCCTTTCGATTCTAGCCACTGAGGCTTGGCGAAGCCATAGACAGACCCACCCTGCAGCTGGGAACTaa
- the Pira2 gene encoding paired-Ig-like receptor A2 isoform 2 precursor (isoform 2 precursor is encoded by transcript variant 2), with amino-acid sequence MSCTFTALLCLGLTLSLWIPVLTGSLPKPILRVQPDSVVSRRTKVTFLCEETIGANEYRLYKDGKLYKTVTKNKQKPANKAEFSFSNVDLSNAGQYECSYSTQYKSSGYSDPLKLVVTDYWTPSLSAQASPVVTSGGYVTLQCESWPSYDRFILTVAGPQKFSWTQDSQYNYSTRKNHALFSVGPVTPNQRWIFRCYSYDRNRPYVFSAPSESVELLVSGNLQKPTIKAEPGSVITSKRAMTIWCQGNLDAEVYFLHNEKSQKTQSTQTLQEPGNKGRFFIPSVTQQHAGQYRCYCYSSAGWSQPSDTLELVVTGIYEYYEPRLSVLPSPVVTAGGNMTLHCASDFHYDKFILTKEDKKFTSSLDTEHISSSRQYRALFIIGPTTPTHTGTFRCYGYYKNAPQLWSVPSALQQILISGLSKKPSLLTHQGHTLDPGMTLTLQCFSDINYDRYALHKVGRADIMQHSSQQTDTGFSVANFTLGYVSSSTGGQYRCYGAHNLSSEWSASSEPLDILITGQLPLTPSLSVQPNHTVHSGETVSLLCWSMDSVDTFILSKEGSAQQPLRLKSKSHDQQSQAEFSMSAVTSHLSGTYRCYGAQDSSFYLLSSASAPVELTVSETIESSTWSPKRPIPPIPTENKDHTMENLIRMGMAVLVLIVLSILATEAWRSHRQTHPAAGN; translated from the exons ATGTCCTGCACCTTCACAGCCCTGCTCTGTCTTG GACTGACTCTGAGCCTCTGGATCCCAGTGCTGACAG GGTCCCTCCCTAAGCCTATCCTCAGAGTACAGCCAGACTCTGTGGTCTCCAGGAGGACTAAGGTGACCTTCTTGTGTGAGGAGACAATTGGAGCCAATGAGTACCGCCTCTATAAAGATGGAAAGCTATATAAAACcgtaacaaagaacaaacagaagccaGCAAACAAGGCTGAATTCTCATTCTCAAATGTAGACCTGAGTAATGCAGGTCAATATGAATGTTCCTACAGCACCCAGTATAAATCATCAGGCTACAGTGACCCCCTGAAGCTGGTGGTGACAG ACTACTGGACACCCAGCCTTTCAGCCCAGGCCAGCCCAGTGGTAACTTCAGGAGGGTATGTCACCCTCCAGTGTGAGTCCTGGCCGAGCTATGACAGGTTCATTTTGACTGTAGCAGGACCACAGAAGTTCTCATGGACACAAGACTCACAGTATAACTACTCTACACGGAAGAACCACGCCCTGTTCTCTGTGGGCCCTGTGACCCCCAACCAGAGATGGATATTCAGATGTTACAGTTATGACAGGAATAGACCATATGTGTTCTCAGCTCCAAGTGAATCCGTGGAGCTCCTGGTCTCAG GTAATCTCCAAAAACCAACCATCAAGGCTGAACCAGGATCTGTGATCACCTCCAAAAGAGCAATGACCATCTGGTGTCAGGGGAACCTGGATGCAGAAGTATATTTTCTGCATAATGAGAAAAGCCAAAAaacacagagcacacagaccCTACAGGAGCCTGGGAACAAGGGCAGGTTCTTCATCCCTTCTGTGACACAACAACATGCAGGGCAATATCGCTGTTATTGTTACAGCTCAGCTGGTTGGTCACAGCCCAGTGACACCCTGGAGCTGGTGGTGACAG GAATCTATGAATACTATGAACCCAGGCTGTCAGTACTGCCCAGCCCTGTGGTGACAGCAGGAGGGAACATGACACTCCACTGTGCCTCAGACTTTCACTACGATAAATTCATTCTCACCAAGGAAGATAAGAAATTCACCAGCTCACTGGACACAGAGCATATATCTTCTAGTAGACAGTACCGAGCCCTGTTTATTATAGGACCCACAACCCCAACCCACACAGGGACATTCAGATGTTATGGTTACTACAAGAATGCCCCACAGCTGTGGTCAGTACCTAGTGCTCTTCAACAAATACTCATCTCAG GGCTGTCCAAGAAGCCCTCTCTGCTGACTCACCAAGGCCATACCCTGGACCCTGGAATGACCCTCACCCTGCAGTGTTTCTCTGACATCAACTATGACAGATATGCTCTGCACAAGGTGGGGAGAGCTGACATCATGCAGCACTCTAGCCAGCAGACTGACACTGGCTTCTCTGTGGCCAACTTCACACTGGGCTATGTGAGTAGCTCCACTGGAGGCCAATACAGATGCTATGGtgcacacaacctctcctctgagTGGTCAGCCTCCAGTGAGCCCCTGGACATCCTGATCACAG GACAGCTCCCTCTCACTCCTTCCCTCTCAGTGCAGCCTAACCACACAGTGCACTCAGGAGAGACCGTGAGCCTGCTGTGTTGGTCAATGGACTCTGTGGATACTTTCATTCTGTCCAAGGAGGGATCAGCCCAGCAACCCCTGCGACTAAAATCAAAGTCCCATGATCAGCAGTCCCAGGCAGAATTCTCCATGAGTGCTGTGACCTCCCATCTCTCAGGCACCTACAGGTGCTATGGAGCTCAAGACTCATCTTTCTACCTCTTGTCATCTGCCAGTGCCCCTGTGGAGCTCACAGTCTCAG AAACCATTGAATCCTCCACCTGGTCTCCCAAAAGGCCCATCCCACCAATTC CCACAGAGAACAAGGATCACACAATGGAGAATCTCATCAGGATGGGGATGGCAGTCCTGGTCCTCATCGTCCTTTCGATTCTAGCCACTGAGGCTTGGCGAAGCCATAGACAGACCCACCCTGCAGCTGGGAACTaa
- the Pira2 gene encoding paired-Ig-like receptor A2 isoform 1 precursor (isoform 1 precursor is encoded by transcript variant 1), producing MSCTFTALLCLGLTLSLWIPVLTGSLPKPILRVQPDSVVSRRTKVTFLCEETIGANEYRLYKDGKLYKTVTKNKQKPANKAEFSFSNVDLSNAGQYECSYSTQYKSSGYSDPLKLVVTEDYWTPSLSAQASPVVTSGGYVTLQCESWPSYDRFILTVAGPQKFSWTQDSQYNYSTRKNHALFSVGPVTPNQRWIFRCYSYDRNRPYVFSAPSESVELLVSGNLQKPTIKAEPGSVITSKRAMTIWCQGNLDAEVYFLHNEKSQKTQSTQTLQEPGNKGRFFIPSVTQQHAGQYRCYCYSSAGWSQPSDTLELVVTGIYEYYEPRLSVLPSPVVTAGGNMTLHCASDFHYDKFILTKEDKKFTSSLDTEHISSSRQYRALFIIGPTTPTHTGTFRCYGYYKNAPQLWSVPSALQQILISGLSKKPSLLTHQGHTLDPGMTLTLQCFSDINYDRYALHKVGRADIMQHSSQQTDTGFSVANFTLGYVSSSTGGQYRCYGAHNLSSEWSASSEPLDILITGQLPLTPSLSVQPNHTVHSGETVSLLCWSMDSVDTFILSKEGSAQQPLRLKSKSHDQQSQAEFSMSAVTSHLSGTYRCYGAQDSSFYLLSSASAPVELTVSETIESSTWSPKRPIPPIPTENKDHTMENLIRMGMAVLVLIVLSILATEAWRSHRQTHPAAGN from the exons ATGTCCTGCACCTTCACAGCCCTGCTCTGTCTTG GACTGACTCTGAGCCTCTGGATCCCAGTGCTGACAG GGTCCCTCCCTAAGCCTATCCTCAGAGTACAGCCAGACTCTGTGGTCTCCAGGAGGACTAAGGTGACCTTCTTGTGTGAGGAGACAATTGGAGCCAATGAGTACCGCCTCTATAAAGATGGAAAGCTATATAAAACcgtaacaaagaacaaacagaagccaGCAAACAAGGCTGAATTCTCATTCTCAAATGTAGACCTGAGTAATGCAGGTCAATATGAATGTTCCTACAGCACCCAGTATAAATCATCAGGCTACAGTGACCCCCTGAAGCTGGTGGTGACAG aAGACTACTGGACACCCAGCCTTTCAGCCCAGGCCAGCCCAGTGGTAACTTCAGGAGGGTATGTCACCCTCCAGTGTGAGTCCTGGCCGAGCTATGACAGGTTCATTTTGACTGTAGCAGGACCACAGAAGTTCTCATGGACACAAGACTCACAGTATAACTACTCTACACGGAAGAACCACGCCCTGTTCTCTGTGGGCCCTGTGACCCCCAACCAGAGATGGATATTCAGATGTTACAGTTATGACAGGAATAGACCATATGTGTTCTCAGCTCCAAGTGAATCCGTGGAGCTCCTGGTCTCAG GTAATCTCCAAAAACCAACCATCAAGGCTGAACCAGGATCTGTGATCACCTCCAAAAGAGCAATGACCATCTGGTGTCAGGGGAACCTGGATGCAGAAGTATATTTTCTGCATAATGAGAAAAGCCAAAAaacacagagcacacagaccCTACAGGAGCCTGGGAACAAGGGCAGGTTCTTCATCCCTTCTGTGACACAACAACATGCAGGGCAATATCGCTGTTATTGTTACAGCTCAGCTGGTTGGTCACAGCCCAGTGACACCCTGGAGCTGGTGGTGACAG GAATCTATGAATACTATGAACCCAGGCTGTCAGTACTGCCCAGCCCTGTGGTGACAGCAGGAGGGAACATGACACTCCACTGTGCCTCAGACTTTCACTACGATAAATTCATTCTCACCAAGGAAGATAAGAAATTCACCAGCTCACTGGACACAGAGCATATATCTTCTAGTAGACAGTACCGAGCCCTGTTTATTATAGGACCCACAACCCCAACCCACACAGGGACATTCAGATGTTATGGTTACTACAAGAATGCCCCACAGCTGTGGTCAGTACCTAGTGCTCTTCAACAAATACTCATCTCAG GGCTGTCCAAGAAGCCCTCTCTGCTGACTCACCAAGGCCATACCCTGGACCCTGGAATGACCCTCACCCTGCAGTGTTTCTCTGACATCAACTATGACAGATATGCTCTGCACAAGGTGGGGAGAGCTGACATCATGCAGCACTCTAGCCAGCAGACTGACACTGGCTTCTCTGTGGCCAACTTCACACTGGGCTATGTGAGTAGCTCCACTGGAGGCCAATACAGATGCTATGGtgcacacaacctctcctctgagTGGTCAGCCTCCAGTGAGCCCCTGGACATCCTGATCACAG GACAGCTCCCTCTCACTCCTTCCCTCTCAGTGCAGCCTAACCACACAGTGCACTCAGGAGAGACCGTGAGCCTGCTGTGTTGGTCAATGGACTCTGTGGATACTTTCATTCTGTCCAAGGAGGGATCAGCCCAGCAACCCCTGCGACTAAAATCAAAGTCCCATGATCAGCAGTCCCAGGCAGAATTCTCCATGAGTGCTGTGACCTCCCATCTCTCAGGCACCTACAGGTGCTATGGAGCTCAAGACTCATCTTTCTACCTCTTGTCATCTGCCAGTGCCCCTGTGGAGCTCACAGTCTCAG AAACCATTGAATCCTCCACCTGGTCTCCCAAAAGGCCCATCCCACCAATTC CCACAGAGAACAAGGATCACACAATGGAGAATCTCATCAGGATGGGGATGGCAGTCCTGGTCCTCATCGTCCTTTCGATTCTAGCCACTGAGGCTTGGCGAAGCCATAGACAGACCCACCCTGCAGCTGGGAACTaa
- the Pira2 gene encoding paired-Ig-like receptor A2 isoform X4 — MSCTFTALLCLGLTLSLWIPVLTGSLPKPILRVQPDSVVSRRTKVTFLCEETIGANEYRLYKDGKLYKTVTKNKQKPANKAEFSFSNVDLSNAGQYECSYSTQYKSSGYSDPLKLVVTEDYWTPSLSAQASPVVTSGGYVTLQCESWPSYDRFILTVAGPQKFSWTQDSQYNYSTRKNHALFSVGPVTPNQRWIFRCYSYDRNRPYVFSAPSESVELLVSGNLQKPTIKAEPGSVITSKRAMTIWCQGNLDAEVYFLHNEKSQKTQSTQTLQEPGNKGRFFIPSVTQQHAGQYRCYCYSSAGWSQPSDTLELVVTGIYEYYEPRLSVLPSPVVTAGGNMTLHCASDFHYDKFILTKEDKKFTSSLDTEHISSSRQYRALFIIGPTTPTHTGTFRCYGYYKNAPQLWSVPSALQQILISGLSKKPSLLTHQGHTLDPGMTLTLQCFSDINYDRYALHKVGRADIMQHSSQQTDTGFSVANFTLGYVSSSTGGQYRCYGAHNLSSEWSASSEPLDILITGGISPATPATKIKVP; from the exons ATGTCCTGCACCTTCACAGCCCTGCTCTGTCTTG GACTGACTCTGAGCCTCTGGATCCCAGTGCTGACAG GGTCCCTCCCTAAGCCTATCCTCAGAGTACAGCCAGACTCTGTGGTCTCCAGGAGGACTAAGGTGACCTTCTTGTGTGAGGAGACAATTGGAGCCAATGAGTACCGCCTCTATAAAGATGGAAAGCTATATAAAACcgtaacaaagaacaaacagaagccaGCAAACAAGGCTGAATTCTCATTCTCAAATGTAGACCTGAGTAATGCAGGTCAATATGAATGTTCCTACAGCACCCAGTATAAATCATCAGGCTACAGTGACCCCCTGAAGCTGGTGGTGACAG aAGACTACTGGACACCCAGCCTTTCAGCCCAGGCCAGCCCAGTGGTAACTTCAGGAGGGTATGTCACCCTCCAGTGTGAGTCCTGGCCGAGCTATGACAGGTTCATTTTGACTGTAGCAGGACCACAGAAGTTCTCATGGACACAAGACTCACAGTATAACTACTCTACACGGAAGAACCACGCCCTGTTCTCTGTGGGCCCTGTGACCCCCAACCAGAGATGGATATTCAGATGTTACAGTTATGACAGGAATAGACCATATGTGTTCTCAGCTCCAAGTGAATCCGTGGAGCTCCTGGTCTCAG GTAATCTCCAAAAACCAACCATCAAGGCTGAACCAGGATCTGTGATCACCTCCAAAAGAGCAATGACCATCTGGTGTCAGGGGAACCTGGATGCAGAAGTATATTTTCTGCATAATGAGAAAAGCCAAAAaacacagagcacacagaccCTACAGGAGCCTGGGAACAAGGGCAGGTTCTTCATCCCTTCTGTGACACAACAACATGCAGGGCAATATCGCTGTTATTGTTACAGCTCAGCTGGTTGGTCACAGCCCAGTGACACCCTGGAGCTGGTGGTGACAG GAATCTATGAATACTATGAACCCAGGCTGTCAGTACTGCCCAGCCCTGTGGTGACAGCAGGAGGGAACATGACACTCCACTGTGCCTCAGACTTTCACTACGATAAATTCATTCTCACCAAGGAAGATAAGAAATTCACCAGCTCACTGGACACAGAGCATATATCTTCTAGTAGACAGTACCGAGCCCTGTTTATTATAGGACCCACAACCCCAACCCACACAGGGACATTCAGATGTTATGGTTACTACAAGAATGCCCCACAGCTGTGGTCAGTACCTAGTGCTCTTCAACAAATACTCATCTCAG GGCTGTCCAAGAAGCCCTCTCTGCTGACTCACCAAGGCCATACCCTGGACCCTGGAATGACCCTCACCCTGCAGTGTTTCTCTGACATCAACTATGACAGATATGCTCTGCACAAGGTGGGGAGAGCTGACATCATGCAGCACTCTAGCCAGCAGACTGACACTGGCTTCTCTGTGGCCAACTTCACACTGGGCTATGTGAGTAGCTCCACTGGAGGCCAATACAGATGCTATGGtgcacacaacctctcctctgagTGGTCAGCCTCCAGTGAGCCCCTGGACATCCTGATCACAG GAGGGATCAGCCCAGCAACCCCTGCGACTAAAATCAAAGTCCCATGA